In Candidatus Methylomirabilota bacterium, one DNA window encodes the following:
- a CDS encoding TlpA disulfide reductase family protein yields the protein MTPSRPAAMDAWPPAWLTARAGLLAFGLLIAVLAGAASADEPALGSLLKTLDLRGYTSRTAPPQFSGSTLDARQLSMTEYRGTVIVLTFWASWCLECRVEMPALERLQREFSSRGLAIIGVNTRESKEAVRRYAKELGLTFPLVLDRDGKINALYGVIGLPTTFVVGRDGRAIALAIGPRQWESAPARALIAALLAEPAPGPAPR from the coding sequence ATGACGCCGAGTCGCCCGGCGGCGATGGACGCATGGCCGCCCGCCTGGCTCACCGCCCGGGCAGGGCTGCTCGCGTTCGGGCTGCTCATTGCTGTCCTGGCCGGTGCCGCGAGCGCCGACGAGCCGGCGCTGGGATCTCTTCTCAAGACCCTCGACCTCCGTGGCTATACCTCCCGCACGGCGCCTCCCCAGTTCAGTGGCAGCACGCTCGACGCCCGGCAACTGTCGATGACGGAGTACCGAGGGACGGTCATTGTTCTGACCTTCTGGGCGAGCTGGTGTCTCGAATGTCGGGTAGAGATGCCCGCGCTGGAGCGGCTCCAGCGCGAGTTCTCGTCGCGGGGACTCGCCATCATCGGGGTCAATACCCGGGAGAGCAAGGAGGCTGTCAGGCGCTATGCCAAGGAGCTGGGCCTGACGTTCCCACTCGTGCTTGATCGGGACGGCAAGATCAATGCCCTGTACGGTGTCATTGGGCTTCCGACGACGTTCGTCGTCGGCCGGGATGGACGCGCCATCGCCTTGGCCATCGGACCTCGCCAGTGGGAGAGTGCGCCGGCCCGCGCGCTTATCGCGGCGCTGCTGGCCGAGCCGGCCCCAGGTCCGGCCCCCCGATGA